TGCTGCAGTGCGACCGCCGGCGGCAGTCCCTCGATCGAGTCGACATCGGGGACGCCTGCCTGGTCGATCAAGCGGCGCGCGCAGGGTGCGACCGATTCCAGGTACCGGCGCTGGGACTCGGCGTAAAGCGTCCCGAAAGCAAGAGAGGGGGGCCTGACCCCGGTTCTTGGACACGCTGAATCCAGCATCTGCTGGGGAAGCGAGATGATCGAAGAACTATGGCCAGGAAGAACTACTCCGAGGAGTTCCGTCGTCAGGCCGTCGACTTGTACGAGACCACGCCGGGGGCGACGGTGCGCGAGATCGCCGAGGACCTCGGCATCGTCCGCGGCACGCTGCGGCACTGGCTCGAGGTCTACGGGACCGGCAAGAAGACCGCCGCTGACGGAACGCTGACCGCGAGCCCGCTGAAGCCCAGAACGACACCGTCTTCGCCCGTGAGAGTCGAGCCGCTTGAGCAGCGGGTCGCCCGGCTCGAAGCTGAGAACGCGGCACTGCGAGCAGAGACGACCAAGCTCACGACTGAGCGGGAGATCCTGCAGCAGGCGGCGAAATATTTCGCCGGGGAGACGCGCTGGTGAGTCGCTTCCAGTTCGTCGCCGATAACTCCGCCACCTTCGAGGTGAAGCGACTGTGCGAGCTCGTCGAGATCGAGCGCTCGTCCTACTACGCCTGGCTCAACGCCGCGCCGGCCCGCGAAGCCAGAGCAGCTGACGACGCGGCGCTGGCTGAGCGGATCAGAGCGGTCCATGCCGAGGACAACACTCAGGGCGCGCCGCGGATCACCGCCGAGCTCAACGCTCAACTCGGTGACAGCGCGGCTGCCGGTGAGCGGGTCAACCACAAGCGTGTCGCGAGGGTGATGCGGCTCGAGGGCATCCGGGGCTACATGAAGCGCCGCAAGGTCCGCACCACGATTCCCGAGCCATCGGGGCAGAAGCACCCCGACCTGCTCAAGCGTGACTTCACCGCCGAGCGCCCGAACGAGCGCTACGTCGGCGACATCACCTACCTGCCGATCGCCGACGGCACCAATCTGAACCTGGCGACCGTGATCGACTGCTACTCCCGCAGGCTCGTCGGATGGGCGGTCGCCGACCACATGCGCACCGAGCTCGTCGAGGACGCGCTCAAGGCAGCCGCCGCAACCCGCGGCAGCCTCAAGGGCGCCGTTTTCCACAGCGACCACGGCTCGGTCTACTGCTCGAAGGCCTACGCCAAGCTCTGCCGCAAGCTCGGCGTCACCCAGTCCATGGGCGCCGTCGGCACCAGCGCGGACAACGCGCTGGCGGAGTCGTTCAATGCCACCATGAAGCGCGAGGTCCTCCAAGACGCCGCCTGCTGGAGTGACGAGTTGGCCTGTCGCCGGCAGGTCTTCAAGTGGCTCGTCCGCTACAACACCAAGCGCCGCCATTCCTGGTGCCGCTACACCTCGCCGGTCGCCTACGAAGCCGGCTACACCGCTACGCTGCGACCTGCCGCGTAATCACACCCCGTGTCCACGATCCGGGGGTAGGGCCCGCGTGTGCCCGGGGTGGGGTTTTGCCTGAAGCCTTCGAGGTCGTCGACCGCCGGGGGTGCGATCTGGACCCGGTCGACACGGCGGCGGCCGAGGGGGGCGTCTACCTGACCTCCTTCGTGTGGCCGTGGCAGCGTGAGCGCCACGCACGACTCGCGGCGGCTCTCGCGGTCGCGAGGGAGCACCCTGTCGTGGTTGACCGGGCTCCGGCCTCGCAGTGGGTGGCCGAGCGGCTCGCCGAG
This genomic stretch from Calidifontibacter indicus harbors:
- a CDS encoding IS3 family transposase (programmed frameshift) translates to MARKNYSEEFRRQAVDLYETTPGATVREIAEDLGIVRGTLRHWLEVYGTGKKTAADGTLTASPLKPRTTPSSPVRVEPLEQRVARLEAENAALRAETTKLTTEREILQQAAKYFGRGDALVSRFQFVADNSATFEVKRLCELVEIERSSYYAWLNAAPAREARAADDAALAERIRAVHAEDNTQGAPRITAELNAQLGDSAAAGERVNHKRVARVMRLEGIRGYMKRRKVRTTIPEPSGQKHPDLLKRDFTAERPNERYVGDITYLPIADGTNLNLATVIDCYSRRLVGWAVADHMRTELVEDALKAAAATRGSLKGAVFHSDHGSVYCSKAYAKLCRKLGVTQSMGAVGTSADNALAESFNATMKREVLQDAACWSDELACRRQVFKWLVRYNTKRRHSWCRYTSPVAYEAGYTATLRPAA